The genomic stretch GAATCATCCAGTCATTTAGGTTGAGGGAAGGATCAAAGAAGCCCTCAAGATCACAAAACTGAAGTAGACCCTCCCAAGTTCTTCTCGCATCTAAACAATCACGAAGCATATGTAGGCGGCTCTTCGTGTATAAACCACACATACCGCAGACATCATTGGTTGCTATatgcctcctcctcctcctttctTCATTAACTAGCACACCATTTTTCAAGAGAAGTCAACAGAAAGTCTTAATTCGTTGTGGCCCATACCAATTCCAAATTCTTGCCAACGGTAAGTAACTTACTGATTCATGCAGTACTGTTAGAGATGGTCTTAGGCCTATTTAAATAGCCTATTTGAATAGTTCATAATCTTATAGTGCAAAAATTACTAACCCTTTAAAATCATATAGAttttatatcttttttttaattgaaaatttgatttaattactaACCCCATGGACGCAGCTTGTCAGGTAGCCCAACCTGTGGACATTAGATTTTCGGCTggaaatattcaaaattttatttattttacttccATTTACAGTGTAATCCTgaatacaaaagaaaaaaaataattgagaatATGCTAATTACGATTATCTAAGTTATAAATTTCTTAGGAGTATTTTCTAAGATGAACTCCTGAGCTATTGGGAGAACGCTTAGGCAAACGCCCTGCCTCCAAATAGGATAAATCCCACTTCTTATGATCCAACGAATTGGATCTCATTCAAGAATCCCACCAAATTCTACCACCCTCTTAAAAGTTAGATTTTTCAACTCAATATACACAAAAATTAGCGATTCCTCCAGCAATCGTACACAGAGTAAACCATAAACAAAAATTAGGAACTTGACAGACCATTACTTTCTGGGCGGGCAAGAAACTCGATCGCATCTTCACCAAGGCTTGTGGTCCCCAACTGGTCCTGCAGTCCAGTTCAAAACCTTCTCCCCAGGCTTCAAGTATATTCTCTTGTCGTGAGGCAGCTTCCGGGCCAGCCCGTTTAAGATTTGGTGGAAAGCATCCCCTGATTGTGCTGGCTGAGGGAACAACATCGCCTGTTTCATGGAAGGATTAGCAAGTAGCCTCTGCTTCCGTAGAATCACATCAACTGGGATAGATGTGAGGATAGTGTCCAAGTAGGGGACGTCCTTCTCTGCTACAAACACGCCTATTTCCTCCCATGGAATAGCATCTGCAAATGGCAGCACGATGTCGTCTGCTATGATCACCGGAATGCAACCAAAGATCACAGCTTCCACGAGTCTGGGGCTCCACGGAGCCCAACCCAGAGGGCATAAACAGAATACGGCCCGCTGCATGTCTTCGTAGTATGTGGTTGGGTGGTCTGTGGAGATGTCGAACAGTGGATTGTTCTTGAAGTTCTCCCACATGGACGCCCGGGCACCTCTGCGCATAGATCAAGAACTTATGCCATCAgcttttaatgtattagaatgaACGATATTGCAGATAAGTTTGGGATGTGAGACATTGTGTTGAAGATGCTCAAAAACACGACAGCAATGTTGAAACATACCTAGCGTAGTAACCACCTTCAGGGTCGTTGTTTACATCATAAAACAAACCACGGAAATAGACGAAGATGGATCTTGGCGTGTCGGGGGGAATCAAGTGGGACATAATTTTCTCTGGAGGCGCATATGGAGGTATAGTTATCGAACCATCATTTAAGCAGACATGGTTTTGTTGTCCAAAAGTTTGAACCAAGGTAGAACGTTGAAGTAATGGAAGGATCCCCCTCTTTATAGCTTTCTCTTCCTATGGTTGGAGAAAACATTGCAATATCATGAAGTGCCGTCAGTAAGCAAGGATCTACCAAAGATTCAAAAATTGTAATGTTCTGAAAACTTCACATTTAATGTCTAGCCTTTTTAAAACAGAATGTAAAACATTTACCAGAGAATAATCAACCAATGCAAAATGAATATTTTAGTTTGTTCTCACTGCTCAGTCAAGAGTCCAATTCTGTAGAAATGAAAAGGCAGGATACTAGAGATTAAAAGCTTACTTGATAATGGAAGCAGGCACCAAAATCATGGGGAACAAGAAAGAAATGATCAGCTCCTTCAGTTCGATTCCAGTAAGGCCATCTAGCCGAGATGAGCTGTATCGCACTCCTCATCATTCTTGGAGATTTGAAAGGCAGTGGCAATCCATTGGGTGCCAGGTCACAAGTTGAGTAAACAGGTGTGTAGAACCAATCTGCTTCATTCGGATTCAGAGTTCGAACAGCACTGGTTAAGAGAAACTGGTGCATAAATATCTCAGCAGCAAACATGTGCGTGAGACATCGCGGATCTTTATGCAGGATCTTCTTGTTGTATTTGCTTGGAAGCTCGTAAACGTAAACTTTCAACTTTCCCACAGGGTTATCATCAAGAACATCACCAGCACTTCCTAGATTACATATTGACAAAAATCAAGATCACCAAAcatgttttcaaataaatttttcCACACTGTAAAACTAAGTTCATGCATTTGTGGGAGTGGATACTTGATtatatcaaataaataattCGAAAATATGAATTCAAACAATACGAAAGCATACAATGATATGGTTCAAGATGATTTATCCTGAAACCATGTTGCTGAGCATTAAATGCCATGTccccaaaccctaatttttcccccaaaataaCCCGCTACAGAAACACAAAACATACAGTAGCATCCCGTTTTGAACTTGATTGCAAATCGCCCAACTTAAACAAGCTCAACATTGCACAGAAAATTCAATCAAAACCTATTTATTTCATCATCATAGTAATTCAGTTGCTCAGAACTTCACCATTGTAGGCTCGATTTTCGTAAGCCGAACGCTAAGCTCATCAAACCAGCGCAATTAGAAAATAGAATTCATAATGAGTTAAAAATAGGACCTGAAATTCTCTCCGTACGCGCGCCGCGGCGATCAATCCCCTCGACGCCGATGCTGGCCGTGAACAGAGCGAGAAGCAGACAACCCCACATCGAAAACTCCATCTCACATCTTGCGGAAACTAGACAGTAATATTATATAGTGCTATTAAGGAAAAAGAGCAGGCATTTGATGCAGTTGAGCAGTCGTACTAGAATGTAGGTGAAGAGTTACCTTCTTCGGTGTCTTTGCTTTTCTTGCCATTTAAGACAGCACTAAGGAGGAAAAAATAATCAGAAATTGAATGAAAATACTgcacatttttttaaaagtgtATATGGTACATGAATTCTGATTGTTGCGTGATGTGCTTCAATGGCGAATGACAGCTGCATTTGCTTTGCCGGTAGGATGGCCCGTCCACTTCTCGACGACGATGGCCGTCTCAATTTTAACATTTCACTTGAAGCTTGGGCTCTATTGAAATTCTATAGCCCATTTGATGAACTtaaaaaaatacgaaaaacAAAATGTAAAGGATTTATTGAAAAATGGACTAAGATCTAAATTTCACTCATGGTTGTGAAAATTAGTTGGATTAACTACTTTTTGTGTACTTTTGCAgaaagttttatttatattgttattGTATGATTTGTAATAGTGTTAATTTATGATATCTAATAAAGAAATTTGTAGTACTTTATATTTCAATTTGCATcactttttataaaaaatattcgTCCATGAATAAATTTCTCGTTTTGACTCGACACAAGTctcataaaatgtaaataaaagagtggaaatattagtaaaatgtggaccatacttttatataatattagtttattaataaaatgtgagtaaataaattattgaaatgtgAGATTCATCTATCATAAATATTAAACATAAAATGCAACATTTAACTATAGAGAATGTAAtaatatgaaacatttatgaaatactaatagtagtagtattaatttctAAGATCCAGTCCAACCCAATGGAATTTGGGCTGGAAGCTTAGCTTTGATCCGCTCTAGTCATGGATTTGGGCTGACCCATATAGTTGACATGGAACTTTAAACTATTGAGGAGTACTTTAAAACTGTTGAAAGATATAATCACTGAAATGAAACCGTAAAATGATGAGTGTAGTGTGTGTCCCAAATCAAAGTCCAAgcacaccaaaaaaaaaacatatatcaaaatttgaaatcaaACTAGAAATTGAGAAAATCAACCGAAATTGTGTCGTCgtctactactactactactactttaatTAGCGACTTCCTTGGTACGTACCAAATGGATACATGTTCAAATCCTCCCGATAAATGTgctgtatttttattttaaatattttaaaattaataaatatataaatatgtaaaAGTATATAAAATCCTACAGAGACAATATCTGGTCGATCatctaaatttttaaaaattgaaattgaggaGAGGAAGGGACCTAGGTTAGTGACAACGATGGTCTTAGTTcttatttttgttgaattatttaGAAGTTGTATACATTAACTGAAAATACGATTTGAAGTTAAACTTTGTGTATAACATGTAACACTAAATGAATAGTACTACTCCAATTTAACAACAATTGACTAAAATCATTTTAATTTCGCGAATATGCAATATATAAATTATCATAAActaaaagaataataataaatgtataaataaaaaatacattttttaattacatcaacaaaaactttatttttaaaattttaaaaatatctaaaaatgTGTTAGTGGTTAAATGATTTCATAAAAGAATTACTGAATATGAAGAAATAGTGCAATTTGTTAAATCTACTAATTGTGATTTCTTAATTCACCGAACGAAGAGTAGTAATTCACAATATTACGTggaataatttcatttttcatttttcatttttcatatttcatttttcatatttatgTAGTGATATGAGCAGGGTGGAAACATCTCTGTTTGGTAATACAGCATTACTTGAGATTTTGTCATGCATGATCTAATGGTATATACCGTACCAACGCACTACTAGAGATGAACATTATGAATGAGAAGTCTCAACAGTGCAGTGTTTACTCCCAACAATTATgaatctcaatacaaaatcttGTAATTGAAGGAGAATGCATTATTCAAAACAGCAATGCCCTTTCAGACTGCAGGCCTATCAATCAAGGAATCCTTGAAATACcaaaactaactaataaaaatcattataaaattattcgTCACCTTAATGGTTTTACGCCCTACCACATCCTTCACTTCTTCTCTCTCACCCAACCATCAGCTTGTTCTCATCTAAAAAGGTGTAGGTGGGAACCTCCAGGTTAAACGGTGCAGGCCCTTTGCGAATCCGACCGGAGATGTCATAATGGGATCCGTGGCATGGGCAAAACCAGCCCCCGTAATCACCAGCATTGGGCAGGGGGATGCACCCCAGATGAGTGCAAACCCCGATAACCACGAGCCATTCCGGATTCTTGACCCTCACAGCATCCTCTTGTGGATCACGAAGGGAGGCAACGTCAACACTGTTTGCCAGCTTGATGTCTTCTTCAGTTCGGCGCCTGATGAAGACAGGCTTCCCGCGCCACTTGACGGTGACTGTTGTCCCAGGTTCAATACTAGACAGATCCACCTCCAGGGAAGCGAGAGCAAGTACATCTTTACTAGCAGACATGCTCAGAACAAATTTGAGCACAAGGAGTCGAGCCAGTGATGCATATACAAACCTTCCTCCAGTCAAAACAAAGTACGCAAATGCACGCTTGCTGGGATCACCTGGTGGATATCGCTCGTGGTTGTGCTCGTCGTAGACAATCTTTGAGCTGGGATTCTTGATTGCTGCCACTGTAGCAGGGACTTCCGAAACCAGGCCGCCTGAGTTCTGTCCTGTTGCAAGTGAACCAGAAGAGAACCCTACAAGATGCATAGAGGTtagaaaaatattatttcaatcTCCGTGGCTTTCTAAATTATACATGTGGAACGGCTGAAAATGGTAATAAGTTCACCTAGAAGCAGCTGTCAATTGAAGGAGTAATGGTAGATTAGCATATTGGAAATTTGGAATGCCAGAGAAGCTCAGCCACACAAGACAGAATAAACACAAGTATAGTAGACTAAACCAAGCACCTAAACAAAAGCACTGAACTGAATGCCAATGACATATGATAAGAGGATGAAGAAAAACAGATAACAAGATGAAACAACTAAGATGCAAGAGTTAATCATACAGATACACACAGAGAAAGGTAAAGCTAAAGGAAACAACAGAAAAGCATTTTCCTGATAAGATATTCGAGTGTGCAAAGAAAAACAAATACTCCGTAGTAAGCAATGAAAGCGATAGGAAAATGTCAGTATACAGTTAGATGAGAAATAACCAGCTATCCAACAAAGCAGCTGTATGCATATCACGAAGAATCTGATTGGTTAGTTGGTTCCTGGAGAACCTTTACCACATACCTAGTGTTCTAACTTCCAATCAAAAACTTTCAGCATACAGTTAAATAAGAAACAACCAACTACTGAATGTATGTACACGTATAATCACAACATATCTAATTGGTAAGTGTTCAGACAGGGAACCTTTACCACATACCTAGCGTTTCAGTAAAACAAGTAAACAACCACCAAAGTCAGTTCATGGACAAGAATCATTGACCAGGAAGTAGAACCAATACACATGATAAAATTACTTTAGTGCAGAACTAGTTAATTCCCACCCATTATGAAATCTAATCTTAACACTTAATATTTGAAGAAATTGTGCAAAGCATAGTATGTTTTTTGGAAAAGGTACAGCCGTACAATTTGCAAATCGTAATCACAGCTCAACCAAAAATCCATTCAATCTGCACATTTAAGTATCTGGAAGCAGCAATACATATCCACCACACTAATACCAGAAGGAAGGTTGTGGACTTGTGGTTGgatttcttttatcttttcctGTTTTTGTTTGGGGGTAGTGGGGCCTTGGGGGTGTTCTAGAATTTAGCATAGATTACATATGATAGCCACAGTCAAGATTCAGAACATTCAGACCACCAAACTGTAGTAAAAAGGCTAATTCCGGCTATTAAAAAAAGGATAAATATATATCATGCACCAAAGCAACAGTATCAGAGTTATTATTTGAAGAACTCCAATTTTTATGTTAAATGAACACAATTGGTAGGTTTCTCCATATAAGATGTAGGAGTATTATAGAGGTAGCAAGAAAACTATAGCCATGTATGGTTGTACTTAAAAGCAAGACCAGTAAGCTGTTCATTTGCATCTGGGATAATGTTACAGAACATCAAAAACATGGGACCGTGAGTGAAAAAAACTGTACCAGAAAATGCAAGCATCAAAGTAGTTACTTGCTTATAATCTTAAACAATTAACATAACAGAGGCTCGTGATATCTTTGGCCTAATTATCTATCATTAACAATGAAAGCATCTTAATTTCATAACCAACTATAGGCTAAACTAACAAAAACTTTAATACACAACTACTCTATAGAAGGTCAAGGGAAAACTAATCAGACAGCTCCATGAAGAGCTCTCTTGGAACTTATCATCTCAGTAGAAACAAAAGATAGAATTTTTACAGACAGTCAATCACaaaactattttattttgaaaatactAGTAACATTTTATAACAAGATCAATTCAGCCAATACCGATAGACGCACGCATAAAACATATACGGCACCTTGAAGCATCCAGGCAAAGGAAAGAATCCACAATTCCACATAGCCCGAGATTTCAAATTCGACATATATTTCTTAACTGATTGGATCTTCGCAACAATAAGACATAAATTAATCAATACAAACGGGGTCAATAGAGAAGCAAAGAACCTCTGATCTGATAAAAAACGGAAATTGATTCAACGGGCGAAGAAGTACGTCCTTCCGATGACGAATCGCCGGCGACAAATGGGTTTCTGGTGGCGAATGCGGCGGACGGAGCTTGACCCGACCGCCATGAGAGAGAAGACAACCTCCTCCCCGCTACCCTCAGCATTTCCGATTAATGGAGATTTTTCACCTATCGATTGAATAATCACGACGGATTGTCGAGCCCTACGCAGGATCTCTATCAGAAAGGAAAATAGTGTCTAATAGTACCAAAATGGAAATATACAAGTTCGCTATGGCGAACGAAACggcgtcggatgacaaaatttGAACGGGCTTTCAATTTTACTCAGATTCTGGGCTGGTTTCGGAAGATATTTAAACGGGCTTTCAATTTTACAAAGCCCAAATTTGTCCAATTTAAGATTGGATTCTTTCTATTACTTCTATATCTTTCATTTTTTAGTATCCTCTATTAAATAAAGGTCGCATCAAATTTAACAAGAACTTTCAATGCTACACAGCTCAGCAAAATTAAAGTGTAATAACAGATTCAATGTTTAACTAAGGTCGCCGCATTTAATCTTTTAACTGAAAGAAagtgaatatatatttatataggtATTGAGAAAATTGGAGTTGAAAATTGGAAGTCAGAGGGAAACGGgcagaaaatgaaaatgaaaatgaaaatgaaaaagaaaaagaaaaaagatagcTGAAAAAATAATCTCCTTATCTCCTCAAGTCGGCGCCAAACACACCCCTATTTCACTCCAGTAACGACGAAAATCATAACTAACCACTCATCACTCCACTCTCCACTTTCCTTCTCTTTACTAATTATTctaatcaatttttaaaaatcatagTTCTAAAATTTTTCAAAGGCGATCGTCCAATGGCGCAAGTTAGCAACCTTCCATGCGACGGCGAGGGTTTGTGCATGGTCTGCAAGCAGAGGCCGGCCGAGGGGGAGATCCTCACGTGCAAGACGTGCGCCACGCCGTGGCACGTGGCCTGCCTCGCCACCCGCCCCCAAACCCTAGCGGACGCGGCCCATTGGGACTGCCCCGACTGTTCCGATCTCTCCGGCGCCATGCCGGCCGTCTCCGGAGGGGGCCTCGTGGAGAAGATTCGCGCGATTGAGTCCGATGCGTCGCTCACTGATCGTGAGAAGGCCAAGCGCCGCCAGGAGTTGCTCGGCGGGGCGAcggaggcagacaaggagacgGAGATGAATGCTGGGGGTGTTTTGGGGATTTTGGGTGACCGGTTCAACTGCTCTATTTGCATGCAGCTTCTCGATAGGCCTGTCTCTGTACGGTTTTCTACCTTTCAAAATTTCTTCTGCGTGTTTGAACTTTCGATCTGTGGCTGATTTGGGATTTTTTGAGGGATTTGACTTTGGTTACTGCTGAAAGTTATGAATAATTTGTTAGTTCTATTACACGGCGTCGTTTCTACTTGTGTGTGTAGGTGTTTTGGTTTTTCTCTGTTTTGTACTCCCAGAAACTTCAAGCCCTTTTTGTATACTTATACATAtttgattttcatttttctgTTAGTTGTGGTGGACATTTCTTTGTAGTTTCTAGTTTTCATGAGCCTAGTTTATGTTTTGCATGGACTTTTCTTCTTATTTCTGAGTTATGTTCTAATGCGATGCAATCTCTCAAAACTACCACTACGAAGTATGGATTGGTTTTGATCTGCTTGAAGTTGAATGTTTGTAATGTTTCTGTTGCATATTCAATGAGCAGCTGTGCTATAAATGGCTCCATTTGTTTTATATTGAAATGAAGAACATTTAGAGCTTAGATACTATGGTTCTGTGATATAAGTGTATTTTCCATGTAAACATGTGGAATAAGCTTCTAAACCTCATCCTTGTGATCTTCATACTATTTTCAGACACCGTGTGGGCACAACTTCTGCTTGAAATGCTTTCAGAAATGGACTGGGCAACAACGCATGAAGACTTGTGCTATTTGTCGCAAGATGATTCCAGCAAAGATGGCAAAGGAGCCTCGAATCAACTCTACTATTGTTATGGCAATAAGAACGGCAAAAGCTTCTGAGCCTAATTACTCTGGAGAAAATCCCATGATATACCATTTTATCCACAACCAAGATCGTCCTGACAAGGCATTTACCACAGAGCGAGCAAAAAAATCTGGAAAGGCTAATGCCTGCAGCGGGAAGATTTTTGTTACAATCCCTTCAGATTTTCTTGGTCCAATTACGGAAGAGTATGATCCGACAAGGAACTTAGGTGTCATGGTTGGAGAAACTTGGGCAGATAGGATGGAATGCAGGCAGTGGGGTGCTCACTTTCCCCATGTTGGGGGCATCGGTGGTCAGTCTGATCATGGGGCTCAGTCCGTTGCACTCTCCGGAGGTTATGAAGATGATGAGGATCACGGAGAATGGTTTCTCTACACAGGGAGGTATTTGGATGCAGCTTCTATTAGGCTTTAATTACTTAAATATTGTTACCAATGAAATCTGTCTGAATTTAATGTGAAACTGGATGTGTATAGTCTGCAATATTTACTTTATAAAGGTTCATTAATGACCAGTGCCACATCATGGCGTGTCCGTTTTATGTGGCAGCATATGGCGGCCGCCACACCAGTGGTGCTGCCATGGCGGTTATGGTGGCTGTTTCCTCACGTTCAACCCATTAACCCAAAACACCGACCCGTTTATCCAAAACCCAACACATTTATCAATTTAATATAGGGGTTTTTAGCTTAATTCAACCCCCTTCCATATTTATCAGAATCCACAACCTCAAACCcgacctctctctctctctctctctgtctctcaagtagcataaaaaaatatgtaaCAGTGTAACTTCAAACAAGAAAGAATGTTCAAACTTATTTGATATACCTAGGAAAATGCACTAGTAAGTTTGCTTATTAAATTGGACTCATAACTTTGTAAAACAATGTCTTAATATACaataaatattcatttcatGATTCTATAAATGTCATATTTGATTTTTATACCTTGCGTATTTACATGCATTTTCGATTTCATTGTTATATTCAGGAATTGCAAATTTGCAATAATGTCTACCGGTACGGCTTCAATTATTAGGCATATTATGTAGTACAAGTCTCatctacgttattctctctcatactttagtTTCcctctactttaattatttattctgattttcCCAAAACATGTgcgaaaaagaaatgtgtcacaggaaatgggacagagggagtaatagttTACGACTTTATGTTTTCGTTGTTATTCCAAGATTCAAAatatttgcattttatatttCATGCTATTATATATCAAtaatatctttatttatttatcgacAGCCATGTCCCGCCAGCCTTACCGACTGCCATAACCTTTTGGCAGTTTTAGTTTACGACTTTATGTTTAGTTGCTATTCcaagattcaaaatattttgtttttatcattttcaaaatatttgcatttttatatttcttactattatatactccctccgtccgcgaataggagtcatgttttttcattttagtccgtccgcgaataggtgtcccggttcacttttaccataaatggtaatagggtctcaccttcaactaactcattccactcccatttcatttaaaactaatatatacaagtgagactcctattccactaacttttttccactcacttttcttaacatttcttaaaacccgtgtcgccAAGGTACGGGAATCCTAatggcggatggagggagtattaatcatAACTTTAGTTATTTATCAACCACCATGTCCTGCCAGCCTTGCTGACTTCCATAACCTTGTGTCGGTTTTTTAAATCGACCGCCATATGCCATTAATAACATTGGTAATGGCATACCATGTGGAGACAATTTCCATTAATTTTAGCTGATATATGGTGAACACCTCTCCTTTTTGTCCTTGTCCAATACTCTTTAATTAGTAAATGCAATTTGAAGTGGTCAAGTATCATCAGTAATTTGGTGTAGTGATAATTATGTGAGGTAAATTGGTCTATGATCACAATCAGGCACAGTTATTGGATTAGCAAGATATACTGTTGTTTGTGCATTAGACAGAGAGTATGGCATTTCCAGCAATGCCTAGCATCAGGCATGCCTTCCACCTGTTTGGTGTGAACGCATAACATTGTCTTCTCAATATATCTGACTGTGTTACGCTTTCTTGGATTCAGCTAACAAAATTTGTGACAATCAAGGGTTATGAGGGAAGTTGTTTATAACATTATAATGAGATTGACGTTGCTTGTCAGGGCACTAGTTTGAATAGCTTTTATTGGAAACAATTATGGAGAAATTGGAGATAATTTTTGTGCGCCAAATGTTTTCTTGTTTAGCGTTGTTGTATTGCATACTGATAATGCCTGTCATTAACTCTACTTTATTGCTGGTTACAGTGGTGGACGTGATCTTTCCGGGAATAAAAGGACTAACAAGAAACAGTCATTTGACCAAAGGTTTAAAAGTTACAATGAAGCTTTGCGAGTTAGTTGCCGTGAGGGTTATCCCGTGCGAGTTGTGAGGTAAGTTAAAATTTCTAATATAAGGTAAATGAGGGATGTTGAGGATAGATAAAAATTCAATACTTGAATTACTATCTTCTAGTGACTTTTGTGCTCTTGCAGTGGTATGGACACTTTGAATATTACTAAAATCTGAATACTTTTACTAGTTGAGAAAATCTTGATAGCTGACCAACAAAAACTCTAGCCAGTATGTATTAAGTTGTTTCctgtcatatttcactttattgttttggcTTCTAATACAGCTTTCTCTTATTTTGTTGTAGGTCTGCTAAAGAAAAGCGGTCGTCTTATGCACCACAGGAAGGTGTGCGTTATGACGGGGTTTACCGGGTTGAAAAGTGTTGGCGCAAAGCCGGGCAACAAGTAAAACCTCGCCAAAATAAAGATTTTCATCTGCATTTTTTGTCTATGCCCTCTTATggaattatttttgaattattatAGGGATTTGTGGTCTGTCGTTACCTATTTGTTCGTTGTGATAATGATCCAGCGCCATGGACCTCGTGAGTTGTTTTATATTTGTCTTGCATGCCCAGTCCACAATCTGTACTTCCTAATATATGCTTTAACTCTTTGTGAAACTAATCCTTTTGGCTTGTAGGGACAACCAAGGAGATCGACCAAGACCTCTACCTAGCATTCCAGAGTTGATGCAAGCTACTGATATTACTGAAAGGACAAAGAGTCCTGCCTGGAATTTTGATGTGAGCAACTACTCTGACCAAGTCATTTTGATGTTTTTTCTTGTGTTGACCGTGTGATTGTATCTTGAGGCTTGCATGGGTCCAGGACTTTAAAATTCCTAGGATAACATTACTTTGAGACTCGTCTGTCTAAAATTTTCTGTATAGGAGCACAAAGGCCTCTGGACGTGGATGAGACCTCAACCACCCAGTAGAAAAACATCATGTGATGGTGATAATGGAAAGACTAAAAAGATAAGGAAAAATCGGAGTGGAACTGGATCTGTAAAAGAAAGGCTTTTGAAGGGTAGctttctctttcctttttcaaCACTGCTTTGATTATTGTGTGTTCTCTTTAAATTGTGGACGAAACACCATTTTTTGTTTCAATTGGcaatttgttttgttgtttttgtacTGTAATACTTTTGATAGCATGTTTAACTGTGGCATTGTAAATGTAATGCAGAATTTAGTTGCCTAATCTGCCGGAAAGTGATGGAACTGCCACTCACTACTCCATgtgctcacaacttctgcaagGCGTGCTTGGAGGGTGCCTTTGCTGGTCAATCTCACGTGAAAGAGAGAAAATCTGGAGGAAGGACTCTTCGAGCACAGAAAAATGTTATGAAATGTCCATCTTGCAAACAAGATATTGCCGAGTTCCTTCAAAATCCTCAGGTACAGGCCTTATATTTTGCTTTATTTCTGTTTCTGATTTTCATCTGGCTTATTCTCAGATGCTAGATAGGACTTAAAATGGTTGCATTAATGACCCAGCTTGA from Salvia splendens isolate huo1 chromosome 4, SspV2, whole genome shotgun sequence encodes the following:
- the LOC121798448 gene encoding cytochrome b-c1 complex subunit Rieske-4, mitochondrial-like yields the protein MLRVAGRRLSSLSWRSGQAPSAAFATRNPFVAGDSSSEGRTSSPVESISVFYQIRGFSSGSLATGQNSGGLVSEVPATVAAIKNPSSKIVYDEHNHERYPPGDPSKRAFAYFVLTGGRFVYASLARLLVLKFVLSMSASKDVLALASLEVDLSSIEPGTTVTVKWRGKPVFIRRRTEEDIKLANSVDVASLRDPQEDAVRVKNPEWLVVIGVCTHLGCIPLPNAGDYGGWFCPCHGSHYDISGRIRKGPAPFNLEVPTYTFLDENKLMVG
- the LOC121798421 gene encoding E3 ubiquitin-protein ligase ORTHRUS 2-like, which codes for MAQVSNLPCDGEGLCMVCKQRPAEGEILTCKTCATPWHVACLATRPQTLADAAHWDCPDCSDLSGAMPAVSGGGLVEKIRAIESDASLTDREKAKRRQELLGGATEADKETEMNAGGVLGILGDRFNCSICMQLLDRPVSTPCGHNFCLKCFQKWTGQQRMKTCAICRKMIPAKMAKEPRINSTIVMAIRTAKASEPNYSGENPMIYHFIHNQDRPDKAFTTERAKKSGKANACSGKIFVTIPSDFLGPITEEYDPTRNLGVMVGETWADRMECRQWGAHFPHVGGIGGQSDHGAQSVALSGGYEDDEDHGEWFLYTGSGGRDLSGNKRTNKKQSFDQRFKSYNEALRVSCREGYPVRVVRSAKEKRSSYAPQEGVRYDGVYRVEKCWRKAGQQGFVVCRYLFVRCDNDPAPWTSDNQGDRPRPLPSIPELMQATDITERTKSPAWNFDEHKGLWTWMRPQPPSRKTSCDGDNGKTKKIRKNRSGTGSVKERLLKEFSCLICRKVMELPLTTPCAHNFCKACLEGAFAGQSHVKERKSGGRTLRAQKNVMKCPSCKQDIAEFLQNPQVNRELMNVIETLQNQMKDESSKARETEDGQSVNSSENADSESSEMEEQEDAISMEPDSVAENKENFDANTEISKEDQTDKSLNDSSAFHDSKRRKLSNDGAKAGESGGTEDHDIAKLGRLADSESTEMNVQENA
- the LOC121798434 gene encoding probable beta-1,4-xylosyltransferase IRX10, with amino-acid sequence MEFSMWGCLLLALFTASIGVEGIDRRGARTERISGSAGDVLDDNPVGKLKVYVYELPSKYNKKILHKDPRCLTHMFAAEIFMHQFLLTSAVRTLNPNEADWFYTPVYSTCDLAPNGLPLPFKSPRMMRSAIQLISARWPYWNRTEGADHFFLVPHDFGACFHYQEEKAIKRGILPLLQRSTLVQTFGQQNHVCLNDGSITIPPYAPPEKIMSHLIPPDTPRSIFVYFRGLFYDVNNDPEGGYYARGARASMWENFKNNPLFDISTDHPTTYYEDMQRAVFCLCPLGWAPWSPRLVEAVIFGCIPVIIADDIVLPFADAIPWEEIGVFVAEKDVPYLDTILTSIPVDVILRKQRLLANPSMKQAMLFPQPAQSGDAFHQILNGLARKLPHDKRIYLKPGEKVLNWTAGPVGDHKPW